Proteins encoded together in one Flavobacterium keumense window:
- a CDS encoding queuosine precursor transporter → MFKSKKDTVFVILAGIFITNAVVAELIGGKLIQIGPFVMSIGILPWPVVFLTTDLINEYFGEKGVRRLSFITASLIAYAFLVLLLAIAIPAAKGISPVNDEQFQAVFGQSMWIIVGSIMAFLVSQLIDVSVFWYFRNKTGSKKIWLRTTGSTVISQLFDSFIVLGVAFWLPGKINFETFIGSALTGYTFKLGIAILLTPLIYWGHRIIKNYLDSDIPA, encoded by the coding sequence ATGTTCAAATCTAAGAAAGATACCGTATTTGTAATCCTAGCAGGGATTTTCATTACCAATGCCGTGGTTGCCGAATTAATTGGCGGGAAGTTGATTCAAATTGGCCCTTTTGTGATGAGTATTGGGATTTTACCTTGGCCAGTGGTGTTTTTAACAACAGACTTAATCAATGAATATTTTGGCGAAAAAGGAGTAAGAAGACTATCTTTTATAACCGCCAGCTTAATTGCCTACGCTTTTTTAGTTTTACTTTTAGCAATAGCCATTCCAGCCGCCAAAGGAATCAGTCCTGTAAATGACGAACAATTTCAAGCTGTTTTTGGGCAAAGTATGTGGATAATCGTAGGGAGTATTATGGCTTTCTTAGTTTCGCAATTAATTGATGTTTCTGTATTTTGGTATTTTAGAAACAAAACGGGCAGCAAGAAAATTTGGCTTAGAACTACTGGTTCTACCGTAATATCACAATTATTTGATTCTTTCATTGTATTGGGAGTTGCGTTTTGGTTGCCTGGGAAAATTAACTTTGAAACTTTTATCGGTTCCGCTTTAACTGGTTATACTTTTAAACTAGGAATAGCCATACTTTTAACACCTCTAATTTATTGGGGACACCGAATTATAAAAAACTATTTAGACAGCGATATACCAGCATAA
- the rpsB gene encoding 30S ribosomal protein S2, with amino-acid sequence MANKVEVKELLEAGVHFGHMTRKWDPNMAPYIYMERNGIHIINLYKTAAKIEEANEALKKIAASGRKILFVATKKQAKDIVAEKAKSANMPYITERWPGGMLTNFVTIRKAVKKMATIDKMKKDGTFNTLSKKERLQVDRLRAKLEKNLGSIADMSRLPAALFVVDIKAEHIAIKEAQKLNIPVFAMVDTNSDPREVDYVIPANDDASKSIDKILTLVTAAVIEGLSDRGSEKEVETEETPAEEVEAAPAEETPATEE; translated from the coding sequence ATGGCAAACAAAGTTGAAGTAAAAGAATTACTAGAAGCAGGTGTTCACTTCGGACACATGACTAGAAAATGGGACCCAAACATGGCTCCTTACATTTATATGGAACGTAATGGAATCCACATTATCAATCTATATAAAACTGCAGCAAAAATCGAAGAAGCTAACGAAGCTTTGAAAAAAATCGCTGCATCAGGTAGAAAAATCTTATTCGTTGCTACCAAAAAACAAGCAAAAGATATTGTAGCTGAGAAAGCTAAATCTGCAAACATGCCTTACATCACTGAAAGATGGCCAGGTGGAATGTTGACTAACTTCGTAACTATCCGTAAAGCTGTTAAAAAAATGGCTACGATTGATAAAATGAAGAAAGACGGAACATTCAATACTCTTTCAAAAAAAGAGCGTTTACAAGTAGATCGTCTTCGTGCTAAATTAGAGAAAAACTTAGGTTCTATCGCTGACATGTCTAGACTACCTGCAGCCTTGTTCGTAGTAGATATTAAAGCTGAACACATCGCTATAAAAGAAGCTCAAAAATTAAACATTCCAGTTTTTGCAATGGTAGATACGAATTCAGACCCAAGAGAGGTTGATTACGTAATCCCTGCAAATGATGATGCTTCTAAATCAATCGATAAAATTTTAACTTTAGTTACAGCTGCTGTTATTGAAGGTCTTTCTGATAGAGGATCTGAAAAAGAAGTAGAAACAGAAGAAACTCCTGCTGAAGAAGTAGAAGCTGCTCCTGCTGAAGAAACTCCAGCTACTGAAGAGTAA
- a CDS encoding FAD-dependent oxidoreductase — translation MNNSFDVLIIGGGVSGISCALLFGSAKNKPFASDKKIGVFTHQKSSALQEAIFYNAYGIPSGKLGTELLSEGKKQLTENYPHIKQIPEEKVIRIEGEFPEFRVISNKNTYYTKTIIVGIGSANTFDIEGLKQFVEPHQKALAEKKRIQLRNTDHKVTEGIYVIGTLAGCRSQLTIAAGSGASVATDILTLWNDGLPTQIHDSVKK, via the coding sequence ATGAATAATTCTTTTGACGTACTTATTATAGGTGGCGGAGTTTCTGGAATATCTTGCGCACTACTTTTTGGTTCTGCTAAAAACAAACCTTTCGCATCTGATAAAAAAATTGGAGTTTTTACGCATCAAAAATCATCAGCCTTACAAGAAGCCATTTTCTATAATGCTTATGGAATTCCTTCCGGAAAATTAGGTACTGAGCTATTGTCTGAAGGCAAAAAACAACTCACTGAAAATTACCCACACATTAAGCAAATCCCTGAAGAAAAAGTAATTAGAATTGAAGGTGAATTTCCAGAATTCAGAGTAATTTCAAATAAAAATACTTATTACACTAAAACTATAATTGTAGGGATTGGATCTGCCAATACATTCGATATTGAAGGACTCAAACAGTTTGTAGAACCTCACCAAAAAGCATTAGCTGAAAAAAAACGTATTCAATTGCGTAATACAGACCACAAGGTTACAGAGGGTATTTATGTAATTGGAACTTTAGCTGGATGTAGAAGTCAATTGACTATCGCTGCAGGTAGTGGTGCGTCAGTTGCAACGGACATTCTTACTTTATGGAATGATGGTCTACCAACTCAAATACATGACAGTGTCAAAAAATAA
- a CDS encoding ribonucleotide-diphosphate reductase subunit beta: MSTIEPILQENKDRFVIFPIKHPDIWDWYKKQEACIWTAEEIDLHSDLNDWNNKLNDDERYFIKHILAFFAASDGIVNENLAENFVSEVQYPEAKFFYGFQLMMENIHSETYSLLIDTYVKDEAEKNELFHAIEVFPAIKEKAEWALKWIQSDSFAERLIAFAAVEGIFFSGSFCSIYWLKKRGLMPGLTFSNELISRDEGMHCDFAVHLHNNHLINKVSKARITEILTNALDIERKFITESLPVSLIGMNASLMTQYLEFVTDRLLVELGCDRVYNASNPFDFMDMISLQGKTNFFEKRVGEYQKAGVRNTDSQAQKITFDADF; this comes from the coding sequence ATGTCTACAATTGAACCAATTTTGCAAGAAAACAAAGATCGTTTTGTTATTTTCCCTATTAAACACCCTGATATTTGGGATTGGTATAAAAAGCAAGAGGCCTGTATATGGACGGCAGAAGAAATTGATTTGCATTCTGATTTGAATGATTGGAATAATAAATTAAACGATGATGAGCGTTATTTTATTAAGCATATTTTAGCTTTTTTTGCTGCTTCAGATGGAATTGTAAATGAGAATTTAGCTGAGAATTTTGTGAGTGAAGTACAATATCCAGAAGCTAAATTTTTCTATGGATTTCAATTAATGATGGAGAATATTCACAGTGAAACTTATTCTTTATTGATTGATACTTATGTGAAAGACGAGGCTGAAAAAAACGAGTTATTTCATGCTATTGAGGTTTTTCCAGCAATTAAGGAAAAGGCAGAATGGGCATTAAAATGGATTCAATCAGATTCTTTTGCTGAGCGATTAATTGCTTTTGCAGCAGTAGAAGGTATTTTCTTCTCTGGTTCTTTCTGCTCTATTTATTGGTTGAAAAAACGTGGATTGATGCCAGGTTTAACTTTTTCAAATGAGCTAATTTCTAGAGACGAAGGGATGCATTGTGATTTTGCGGTTCATTTGCATAACAATCACTTAATTAATAAAGTGTCAAAAGCTAGAATTACAGAGATTTTGACTAACGCTTTGGATATTGAAAGAAAATTTATTACCGAGTCGCTTCCTGTGAGTTTGATTGGAATGAATGCAAGCTTAATGACACAATATTTAGAGTTTGTTACCGATAGATTGTTAGTTGAATTAGGTTGTGATAGAGTATATAATGCATCTAATCCATTTGATTTTATGGATATGATTTCATTGCAAGGGAAAACTAATTTCTTTGAAAAACGTGTAGGAGAATATCAAAAAGCGGGTGTAAGGAACACCGATTCTCAGGCGCAGAAAATCACATTTGACGCTGATTTCTAA
- a CDS encoding MarC family protein, translating into MFEIDFKEILTVGMVLFAVIDIVGSIPIIVDLRTKHGHIESEKASIVAGIIMIVFLFIGEEFLKIIGIDVHSFAVAGSFVLFFIALEMILGIRLYKDEESSSASIVPIAFPLIAGAGTMTTLLSLRSEFHTINILVAILLNLMLVYIVLKLSSKLERLLGKNGLGVIRKAFGVVLLAIAVKLFAANVKGLFV; encoded by the coding sequence ATGTTTGAAATTGATTTTAAAGAAATACTTACCGTTGGGATGGTTTTATTTGCCGTAATTGATATTGTTGGCAGTATTCCAATTATTGTAGATTTGAGAACTAAACACGGCCATATCGAATCTGAAAAAGCTTCTATTGTAGCTGGAATTATTATGATTGTTTTTTTATTTATTGGAGAAGAATTCTTGAAAATAATAGGTATCGATGTACATTCCTTTGCAGTAGCAGGATCCTTTGTCTTATTTTTTATTGCTTTAGAAATGATTTTAGGAATCCGTCTATATAAAGATGAAGAATCTAGCTCTGCCTCAATTGTACCCATAGCTTTTCCTTTAATTGCAGGAGCGGGAACAATGACAACATTGCTGTCTTTACGATCAGAATTTCACACTATTAATATATTAGTCGCTATTCTGTTAAACCTAATGCTTGTTTATATTGTATTAAAACTCTCTTCAAAATTAGAACGCTTGTTAGGCAAGAATGGATTGGGTGTTATTCGTAAAGCATTTGGAGTGGTTCTATTAGCAATAGCTGTTAAATTATTTGCCGCTAATGTTAAAGGTTTGTTTGTCTAA
- a CDS encoding ribonucleoside-diphosphate reductase subunit alpha, which translates to MYVVKRDGHKEPVMFDKITDRIKKLCYGLNDLVDAVKVAMRVIEGLYDGVTTSELDNLAAETAAAMTVAHPDYAQLAARIAISNLHKNTNKSFSETMNEMYHYVNPRTNQAAPLLSEEVHKVIQENAEFLNSHIIYNRDFNYDYFGFKTLERSYLLRINGKIVERPQHMLMRVAVGIHLNDLDSVIETYDLMSKKFFTHATPTLFNAGTPKPQMSSCFLLSMQDDSIDGIYDTLKQTAKISQSAGGIGLSIHNVRATGSYIRGTNGTSNGIVPMLRVFNDTARYVDQGGGKRKGSFAIYLETWHADIFDFLDLKKNTGKEEMRARDLFFAMWTSDLFMKRVQEDSTWTLMCPNECPGLYDVYGEEFEALYTSYEAQGKGRKTIKARELWEKILESQIETGTPYMLYKDAANRKSNQKNLGTIRSSNLCTEILEYTSKDEIAVCNLASISLPMFVENGSFNHQLLFDVTKRVTRNLNKVIDRNYYPVKEAENSNLRHRPVGLGVQGLADAFIMLRMPFTSDEAKKLNQEIFETLYFAAVTASMEMAKEEGPYSTFKGSPISQGEFQHNLWGMKDEELSGRWDWASLRKEVVEHGVRNSLLVAPMPTASTSQILGNNEAFEPYTSNLYTRRVLSGEFIVVNKHLLHDLVERGLWNESLKQEIMRHNGSVQNIDVIPQDLKELYKTVWEMSMKDIIDMSRQRGYFIDQSQSLNLFMQDANYSKLTSMHFYAWQSGLKTGMYYLRTKSAVDAIKFTVNNDKKAVPETVVELEVKEQPVAVVNEVVEMTAEEYRAMIEQARNAGPEECEMCGS; encoded by the coding sequence ATGTATGTAGTAAAAAGAGACGGTCATAAAGAACCGGTAATGTTTGACAAAATCACAGATAGAATAAAAAAACTATGTTATGGTTTAAATGATTTAGTTGATGCTGTAAAAGTAGCAATGCGTGTGATTGAAGGATTGTATGATGGAGTTACTACATCTGAATTAGATAATCTTGCTGCCGAAACCGCAGCTGCAATGACAGTTGCACATCCAGATTATGCACAGTTAGCAGCCCGAATAGCAATCTCTAATTTACATAAAAACACAAACAAATCCTTCTCAGAAACGATGAATGAGATGTATCATTATGTAAACCCAAGAACCAATCAAGCGGCTCCATTATTGTCAGAAGAAGTTCATAAAGTGATTCAGGAGAATGCTGAATTCTTGAATTCGCATATTATTTATAATAGAGATTTTAATTACGATTATTTTGGATTTAAAACATTAGAGCGTTCGTATTTGTTGCGTATCAACGGAAAAATTGTAGAGCGCCCACAACATATGTTGATGCGCGTAGCTGTAGGGATTCACTTGAATGACTTGGATTCGGTAATAGAAACGTACGACTTAATGTCAAAAAAATTCTTTACTCACGCTACGCCAACCTTGTTCAATGCAGGGACTCCAAAACCTCAGATGTCTTCTTGTTTCCTTTTGTCTATGCAAGACGATAGTATTGATGGAATTTATGACACTTTAAAACAAACTGCTAAAATTTCACAATCTGCAGGAGGAATTGGTTTATCAATTCATAATGTTAGAGCAACGGGTTCTTATATTCGTGGAACTAACGGAACGTCAAACGGAATTGTTCCTATGTTGAGAGTTTTTAATGATACAGCTCGTTATGTAGATCAGGGTGGTGGAAAACGCAAAGGAAGTTTTGCTATTTATTTAGAAACTTGGCATGCTGATATTTTTGATTTCTTGGATTTAAAAAAGAATACAGGAAAAGAAGAAATGCGTGCAAGAGATTTATTCTTTGCCATGTGGACTTCGGATTTGTTCATGAAGCGAGTACAAGAAGATAGCACTTGGACCTTGATGTGTCCAAATGAATGTCCAGGATTGTATGATGTATATGGAGAAGAATTCGAAGCGTTATATACTTCGTATGAAGCGCAAGGAAAAGGTAGAAAAACCATTAAAGCACGTGAGTTGTGGGAAAAAATTCTAGAATCTCAAATTGAGACTGGAACTCCATACATGTTGTATAAAGATGCGGCAAACCGTAAATCGAACCAAAAGAATTTAGGAACTATCCGTTCGTCTAATTTATGTACTGAAATATTAGAATATACTTCTAAAGATGAAATTGCGGTGTGTAACTTGGCTTCAATTTCATTACCAATGTTTGTGGAGAACGGAAGCTTCAATCACCAATTGTTGTTTGATGTTACTAAACGAGTTACTCGCAACTTGAATAAAGTAATAGATAGAAATTACTATCCAGTAAAAGAGGCAGAAAATTCTAATTTACGTCATCGTCCAGTAGGTCTTGGAGTACAAGGATTAGCAGATGCTTTTATCATGTTACGTATGCCGTTTACAAGTGACGAAGCTAAAAAATTGAACCAAGAAATCTTTGAAACATTATACTTTGCTGCAGTAACTGCTTCCATGGAAATGGCAAAAGAAGAAGGTCCTTATTCTACTTTCAAAGGTTCTCCAATTTCTCAAGGAGAATTCCAACACAACCTTTGGGGAATGAAAGATGAGGAATTATCAGGTCGTTGGGACTGGGCATCGTTACGAAAAGAAGTAGTTGAACACGGGGTAAGAAACTCGTTATTAGTTGCTCCAATGCCAACTGCTTCAACTTCTCAAATTTTAGGAAATAACGAAGCTTTTGAACCGTATACTTCTAACTTATATACCCGTCGTGTATTGTCTGGAGAATTCATCGTTGTAAACAAACATTTATTGCACGATTTAGTAGAACGTGGTTTGTGGAACGAATCATTGAAACAAGAAATTATGCGTCATAATGGATCCGTTCAAAACATTGATGTGATTCCACAAGATTTGAAGGAATTATATAAAACGGTTTGGGAAATGTCAATGAAAGACATTATTGATATGTCACGTCAAAGAGGATATTTTATTGACCAATCACAATCGTTGAACTTGTTTATGCAAGATGCTAACTATTCTAAATTAACCTCAATGCATTTCTATGCATGGCAATCAGGTTTGAAAACAGGAATGTATTATTTGAGAACTAAATCAGCAGTTGATGCGATTAAGTTTACGGTAAACAACGATAAAAAAGCAGTGCCAGAAACTGTAGTAGAATTGGAAGTAAAAGAACAACCTGTTGCAGTAGTTAATGAAGTAGTTGAAATGACTGCCGAAGAGTACAGAGCGATGATTGAGCAAGCGCGTAACGCAGGTCCTGAGGAGTGCGAAATGTGTGGTTCATAA
- the aat gene encoding leucyl/phenylalanyl-tRNA--protein transferase, giving the protein MHYLTKDLVFPPVSKANEDGFLAIGGDLSPERLVLAYKSGIFPWFEEGDPILWWSPNPRMVLFFEDLVVSKSMRNILNRDLFKVTFNHDFRGVISNCQKIKREGQQGTWITNEMIQAYCKLNELGVAKSVEVWQDDQLVGGLYGVDLGTVFCGESMFSKVTNASKVAFIHWSRYLEENNYKLMDCQIYNPHLESLGCREITRDHFIEILKS; this is encoded by the coding sequence ATGCATTACCTTACTAAAGACTTAGTATTTCCGCCTGTTTCTAAAGCCAACGAAGATGGTTTTTTGGCTATTGGTGGGGACTTGTCTCCTGAGCGATTAGTATTGGCCTACAAGAGCGGTATTTTTCCTTGGTTTGAAGAAGGAGATCCTATTTTGTGGTGGTCGCCTAATCCCAGAATGGTATTGTTTTTTGAAGATTTAGTAGTTTCAAAAAGTATGCGAAACATTCTGAATCGAGATTTATTCAAAGTAACTTTCAATCACGATTTTAGAGGGGTAATTTCCAATTGTCAAAAAATAAAGCGTGAAGGACAACAGGGGACTTGGATAACCAATGAGATGATTCAAGCCTATTGTAAACTGAATGAATTGGGTGTAGCTAAATCCGTTGAGGTATGGCAAGATGACCAACTAGTTGGTGGTTTGTATGGAGTTGATTTAGGAACTGTTTTCTGTGGAGAAAGTATGTTTTCTAAAGTAACGAATGCTTCTAAAGTCGCATTTATTCATTGGTCCCGATATCTAGAAGAAAATAATTATAAATTGATGGATTGCCAAATTTACAATCCGCATCTAGAAAGTTTAGGTTGTCGCGAAATAACTAGAGACCATTTTATTGAAATTCTGAAAAGCTAG
- the rpsI gene encoding 30S ribosomal protein S9, translating to MGVIHKIGRRKTAVARVYVSEGTGVITVNKKEFATYFPTATLQYKVLQPMSMTENANNFDVKVNVYGGGSTGQAEAVRMALARVMCEVNAENRAILKPEGLLTRDPRMVERKKFGQKKARKRFQFSKR from the coding sequence ATGGGAGTTATTCACAAAATCGGTAGAAGAAAAACCGCTGTTGCACGTGTTTATGTTTCGGAAGGAACAGGAGTAATCACTGTAAACAAAAAAGAATTCGCAACTTACTTTCCAACAGCTACTTTACAGTACAAAGTGTTACAACCAATGTCTATGACAGAAAACGCTAACAATTTTGACGTAAAAGTAAATGTTTATGGAGGTGGTTCAACTGGTCAAGCAGAAGCTGTAAGAATGGCATTAGCACGTGTAATGTGTGAAGTAAATGCAGAAAACAGAGCAATCTTGAAACCAGAAGGTTTATTAACTAGAGACCCTAGAATGGTTGAACGTAAGAAATTCGGTCAGAAGAAAGCTCGTAAGAGATTCCAATTCTCTAAACGTTAA
- a CDS encoding LacI family DNA-binding transcriptional regulator — MKAKATLKQIAKELNVSVSTVSKALNDSPEISEQTKIKIKEYAKLKNYKPNIIGLNLKNRKTKTIGVIIPDILNSFFAKVFSGIEKVADEKGYNVIMCISNESLEKEAHTLEMLSNGTIDGFILSVSEEAQKQNNYDHFKEIINDGTPIVMFDRIAEGIDCDKVVVDDFDSALDSTQRLIDLGCKNIALLSSIDNLSVGKLRFEGYLKALEKNNIPVNNSLIIRTDSEEDLKEKMESVFANNKIDGIFALEENDSVAALRMGLKKGYKIPEELCIIGFADGILASRRLSPSLTTVSQHGIEVGEEAAKLLISRLEDDSEQEPPYVTKVIKTVLKERETTARV; from the coding sequence ATGAAAGCTAAAGCAACACTAAAACAAATCGCCAAAGAACTTAATGTTTCTGTTTCTACAGTTTCAAAGGCGCTGAATGATAGCCCCGAAATTAGCGAGCAAACTAAAATTAAGATAAAGGAATATGCTAAACTTAAAAATTACAAACCAAATATTATTGGATTGAATCTGAAGAATAGGAAAACGAAAACCATAGGTGTTATTATTCCTGATATTTTAAATTCGTTTTTTGCCAAAGTGTTTAGCGGAATTGAAAAAGTGGCTGACGAAAAAGGATATAATGTTATTATGTGTATCTCCAATGAGTCTTTAGAAAAAGAAGCACATACCCTAGAAATGTTGAGTAATGGAACCATTGACGGATTTATTTTATCAGTTTCTGAAGAAGCTCAAAAACAAAATAATTACGATCACTTCAAGGAAATTATCAACGATGGAACCCCTATCGTGATGTTTGATAGAATTGCTGAAGGAATTGATTGTGATAAAGTGGTGGTGGATGATTTTGATTCAGCCTTAGATTCTACCCAGCGTTTAATCGATTTAGGATGTAAAAACATTGCTTTACTCTCTTCTATAGATAACTTGAGCGTAGGAAAATTGCGATTCGAAGGTTATTTGAAAGCATTAGAAAAAAACAATATTCCAGTAAATAATTCCTTGATCATTAGAACAGATTCTGAAGAAGATTTAAAAGAAAAAATGGAATCTGTTTTTGCCAATAATAAAATTGACGGCATTTTCGCTTTAGAAGAAAATGATTCGGTTGCGGCTTTGCGAATGGGATTGAAAAAAGGATATAAAATTCCAGAAGAACTTTGTATTATTGGGTTCGCCGATGGTATTTTAGCTTCAAGAAGATTGTCACCAAGTTTAACTACAGTGAGTCAGCATGGAATTGAGGTAGGAGAAGAGGCTGCAAAATTATTGATTAGCCGTTTGGAAGACGATTCAGAACAAGAACCACCTTATGTGACTAAAGTTATTAAAACTGTTTTGAAAGAGCGTGAAACAACCGCAAGAGTATAA
- the tsf gene encoding translation elongation factor Ts — translation MATITAADVNKLRTITGAGMMDCKKALVEADGDFDLAIENLRKKGQKVAANRSDRESTEGAVIAVVNDAKTAGVVISLNCETDFVGKNEAFVKLAQDLAALALNFDSKDAFLAADFNGITVAEKLIEQTGVIGEKIEIGSFERLEGPFVGSYIHAGNKIATLVALSANVAGAEEAARNVAMQAAAMNPIALNEAGVDAAIIEKEIEIAKEQLRAEGKPEAMLENISKGKIQRFYKDNTLVNQDYIKDGSMNVAAYVKSVDANLTVTGFKRAALG, via the coding sequence ATGGCAACAATTACTGCTGCAGATGTAAATAAATTAAGAACAATCACAGGTGCAGGTATGATGGACTGCAAAAAAGCCTTGGTTGAAGCTGACGGAGATTTCGATTTAGCTATCGAAAATTTACGTAAAAAAGGACAAAAAGTAGCTGCTAACCGTTCTGATAGAGAATCTACAGAAGGTGCTGTTATCGCTGTTGTTAATGACGCTAAAACAGCTGGTGTTGTGATTTCATTAAACTGCGAAACTGACTTCGTAGGTAAAAACGAAGCATTCGTAAAATTAGCGCAAGATTTAGCTGCTTTAGCTTTGAACTTCGATTCTAAAGACGCTTTCTTAGCTGCTGATTTCAACGGAATCACCGTGGCTGAAAAACTAATCGAACAAACAGGAGTGATTGGAGAAAAAATTGAAATCGGTTCTTTTGAAAGATTAGAAGGCCCATTCGTTGGTTCTTACATCCACGCTGGAAACAAAATTGCTACTTTAGTAGCATTATCTGCTAATGTTGCTGGAGCTGAAGAAGCTGCTAGAAACGTAGCAATGCAAGCAGCTGCTATGAACCCAATTGCTTTGAACGAAGCTGGTGTTGATGCTGCAATCATTGAAAAAGAAATTGAAATCGCAAAAGAGCAATTGAGAGCTGAAGGAAAACCAGAAGCGATGTTGGAAAACATCTCTAAAGGAAAAATCCAACGTTTCTACAAAGACAACACTTTAGTAAATCAAGATTACATCAAAGATGGTTCTATGAATGTTGCTGCTTACGTAAAATCAGTGGATGCTAACTTAACTGTTACAGGATTCAAAAGAGCTGCTTTAGGATAA
- a CDS encoding DUF3109 family protein, whose amino-acid sequence MFQLGKTIVSEEILEREFVCNLSACKGTCCIDGDAGAPLSEEETKIMEEIYPKVKPYLRPEGIAAIESQGTWVTGEDGDFETTLIEGKDCAYVIFDGTTALCGIEQAYNEGVVDWKKPVSCHLYPIRVKDFTEFTAVNYDQWHICDDACTLGKELQVPVYQFVKDALIRKFGEDWYLELEKVALDFRK is encoded by the coding sequence ATGTTTCAATTAGGAAAAACCATCGTTTCAGAAGAAATACTCGAGAGAGAGTTTGTTTGTAATTTATCTGCGTGTAAAGGCACTTGTTGTATTGATGGTGATGCTGGAGCTCCGCTGAGCGAAGAGGAAACTAAAATAATGGAAGAAATTTATCCTAAAGTAAAACCTTATTTACGTCCAGAAGGAATTGCAGCCATAGAATCGCAAGGAACTTGGGTAACAGGAGAAGATGGTGATTTTGAAACTACATTAATTGAAGGGAAAGATTGTGCCTATGTTATTTTTGATGGTACCACTGCTTTATGTGGTATCGAACAAGCGTATAATGAAGGAGTTGTAGATTGGAAAAAACCAGTTTCGTGTCATTTGTATCCTATCCGAGTAAAAGATTTTACCGAATTTACAGCAGTTAACTATGATCAATGGCATATATGTGACGACGCTTGTACTTTAGGCAAAGAATTGCAAGTGCCAGTTTATCAATTTGTCAAAGATGCATTAATACGAAAATTTGGAGAGGATTGGTATTTAGAACTCGAAAAAGTAGCTTTAGATTTTAGGAAATAG
- a CDS encoding deoxycytidylate deaminase, translating to MEEKKLNKYDKAYLRIAKEWSLLSYCKRKQVGAIIVKDRMIISDGYNGTPSGFENCCEDEEGLTRWDVLHAEANAILKVARSTQSCEGATLYITLSPCKECSKLIHQSGIKRVVYHNGYRDDSGLQFLIKAGIDVQHIQDLEE from the coding sequence ATGGAAGAAAAAAAATTAAATAAATACGATAAGGCTTATTTGCGAATTGCAAAGGAGTGGAGTCTTTTGTCATATTGTAAACGCAAACAAGTGGGTGCTATTATTGTCAAAGATCGTATGATTATTTCGGACGGTTATAATGGAACACCTTCGGGGTTTGAGAATTGTTGTGAAGACGAAGAAGGATTAACACGTTGGGATGTGTTGCATGCCGAAGCGAATGCCATTTTGAAAGTCGCTCGTTCTACACAATCGTGTGAGGGAGCTACCTTATATATTACACTTTCTCCCTGTAAAGAATGCAGTAAATTAATCCATCAGTCAGGTATAAAACGAGTAGTATATCATAATGGATATCGTGATGATTCGGGACTTCAATTTCTGATTAAGGCAGGAATTGATGTGCAGCACATCCAAGATTTAGAAGAATAG
- the rplM gene encoding 50S ribosomal protein L13 — protein MNTLSYKTISANKATVSKEWIVVDADGHNLGRLASKVAMILRGKYKPSYTPHVDCGDNVIVINAEKINLTGNKLDEKTYIRHTGYPGGQRSLTAKVLQSKNPALLVEKAVKGMLPKNKLGAELFRNLNVVVGSEHKQGAQKPKTVNLNDLK, from the coding sequence GTGAACACATTAAGCTACAAGACAATTTCAGCTAACAAAGCCACTGTATCTAAAGAGTGGATTGTTGTTGATGCTGATGGTCATAACTTAGGTCGTCTTGCTTCAAAAGTCGCTATGATTTTGAGAGGTAAATACAAGCCAAGTTATACACCGCACGTGGACTGTGGAGATAACGTAATCGTTATTAACGCAGAGAAAATCAACCTTACAGGTAACAAATTGGATGAAAAAACATACATCCGTCACACTGGTTATCCTGGAGGACAAAGAAGTTTGACTGCAAAAGTATTGCAATCAAAAAACCCAGCTTTATTAGTAGAAAAAGCTGTAAAAGGAATGTTACCTAAAAACAAATTAGGAGCTGAACTTTTTAGAAATTTAAATGTTGTTGTAGGATCTGAGCACAAACAAGGCGCTCAAAAACCTAAAACTGTTAACCTAAACGATCTTAAGTAA